DNA sequence from the Desulfobacterales bacterium genome:
ACGAAAGCATGCTACAGCCTGCCGGAGACTGTCTTCAAGCTGCCGGTATTTTCCGTTTTCCAGCTGCGTCAGGATCAATGCCCATGCGGCATTGAACAGCTTCATGGCCGCGTCAGGATCGGCAGCATTGGCCAGCAGCATGGAACGGATATCCTCCATCACATCCGATACGATCACCGCCCACCATCCTCTGATCTGAAACGCATTATTAAAACCGGCATAGGCATTGTCCGACGACAGGGCCAGCAGGGCCACATCCGGGATATTGAGCCGCCGGATTAAATCTTCCATAAAGATGTAATACTGACCGAACCGGCAGGGACCTGATCCTGTCGGCATGAAATACACCACAACTTCATCGCTTTGTTTATGGTTGTAAATATAATTCAACAGCATGCCGGTGGTCAGGATCAGCGGCAGGCACTCTTTGCAGGAGGTATGAGCCCGTCCGAGTTTAAGAATGGGTTCGGTGGCGGGTGGATGAACAAATGTGCGCAATCCTTTGCCCCGGAAAACGGCTGCCAGCGATTCGGTGGCGATTTTTCCCATCGACGGCAGCATAATCGTTACCTGGGGATCTGTCAGCGAGAGGCGGCTGCCGGAAGAGGTCTTCACCATGGCGGTACCGTTGTGAAGAACCATTTGTGCGGGGGTAAATGATGAAGGCCTGCGAGGCTGCTGTTGATCGCTCCGGAGATGACCAAACGCATTGACGATGTCCAGAAATGCTTCAATCCGTGTTTCCAGGCCGGCATCTGCCGTGTGATTGTCCAGTTCGAGGGTCAGACAGGGTTTGCGTCCCATCAGTTCTCTGACATACCCAATGATAAATGAATCCGGTCCGCACGAAAAATTGGTGATATAAGTCGCGAACAGCTGCGGGTGTCTTTTGATAAAACCCGCCGCGTTGAGCAACCGTTGCCCCATTCCCCAGTACATATGCCGTTTTGCTTCTTTTGCTTCCAGCGGCAGAAAATCCATCGGAAGGACCCGGATGCCTCTGGATGCCAGTTTATGAGGGATTCCCATATTGGCATCATCTGTAAATCCGTTATACGGCCGGGCCAGAATCACGATGGCGATCTGTTCAGGATGGGCTTCCAGTTCATCGAGGATCCGGCGGCCCGCCTGTTGCATTTTTTCGAGGCATTGATCTTGGCGTTCAGCAGCTGTCGTAAAGGCCCGGTTGGCCTCAGGCCGGGGAATTCCCATGCGAAGCGCCATGTTGACAAGCGGCTTTCGGGCTGCGTGCAGGCCGGATTTCAGATCGATGACGGGAAACAGGAGTTGAACTTTCTTTTGTTTGAGGTCGTTCAGTTTTTTCCGGAATGCTGTTTGAAGAAAATATGCCTCTCCCTGTACTATCGGGCAGACGCAGGAATTGAGTTTGCTGTCCAGTGTTGGAATGGATTTGAAATGAGGCAGGAAAATCGCATCCGGCGGATGGGGCATATGGATCAGATTGTAAAAAAAACCGTGTGAAAGCTCCGCCGGATAGCAGAAAGCGGCTTGTCTCTGTTCTATCCCCTCTGCGGATGCGGCTTCGGGAAGAACGGGCTCATAGCCCAGTTCAGAAAAAAAAGTTGAATACAGGGGATAATAGGTGTGGACCATGAAGCTTTTATTGAAACCGACTCTTCCCCGATAGCCGGGAGGGCTTTTTTTATTGGGACCGGTTGATCCGTATGTTTCATACACCAGATGCTGGCGAAAACGAACCTGGTTGAGCGCGTTTACATCATAATTGATCTGATGCCTCAGATTGTAGTAGCGGTTGCAGGCGCCGCCAAACGGGTAGGCCTTGCCTTCAATTTCGATGAGGGCAATTTCGCAGTGCCGGTCACATTTTTCGCTGCCTCCTCTGCAGACAAAGGATTTCCCATAGCCGACCTGACGGCGTGCCAGTACTTCCAGATCAAATCGTTTTTGTTGCATCAAACCGGCTTCGATGCGGGATTTTACTTCCAGGGCGACACCGAATGCGCCCATCAGTCCCGGATGCGGTGGCACGATAATCCGTTTTCCGATCAACGAAGCCATGGCCAGGGGAACGGCACGGTTATAGCATACCCCTCCCTGCATGAATACTTTTTCGCCTACCGGCCGGTTGCCTTTGACCCGGTTGGAATAATTCATGCAGATGGAATAGACCAGACCGGCGATGATATCCTCATGGCGGACACCTTCGTGAATGGCGTTTTTGATGTCGGAAGCAATAAAGGCCGCACACTGGTCATTGAAGTTGGGGGGGTGGGTGCCGGCAATCGCGATATCGGCAATATCTTCCATCTTCACGCCCAGTGTTTCATATGCCGATTCTTCCAGAAAAGATCCGGTCCCCGCGGAGCAGGCTTCGTTCATGGCATAATCGGCCGGGACACGGTTGATGATGTAGGTGTATTTTGCATCCTGACCGCCGATTTCAAAAATGGTGTCCACCTCCGGGTCAAAATACACGGCCGCCGTCGCATGGGCGATGATTTCATTGATCACGGCATCGGTCAGTGCGTGAAGCCCGGAGATCTGGCGTCCGGAGCCGCAGATGCCGAGACCTTCGATAACAATTTCCCGGGGCGCGACGTGTGATGAAATCTGGCGAAGAACCGCGCTGTAGCATTGACGTGAGGCTTCGACGGGATCCCCATTGGTTCGCAGGTATACGGAAGCCAGGATGGCCTGGTCGCTTTTACGGATCAGCACCGCTTTGGTGGTGGTGGAGCCCACGTCAAGTCCCAGCAGGCAGATGTCTCCGGAGTGAATTCTGCCCATGGGAAGGTCCCTGAATTCCACCTGTTGATGGAAATTGGAAAGAGGCGGCAGGCATTCAAAAGAAGCGCTTTGCGTATGAAACAAACGGGCCGTTCCCGGAAACGGGGTGGTTTCATGTTCCAGTGCCCAGAGAGCGGCTCCTAATGCCTCAAAGTACGGGGCTTCTTCGGGAACAATCAGTCCCGGTATTTCCTTGCGCAGGTAGTCGATCATCATGCGGTTTTGTGAGGTTCCCCCGCAAATCATGATATTCCGCCGGGGAACTTTTTTCAGAAGCTCCAGGATTTTACCGGCCATCATTTTGCACAGTCCGGCGGTGACCCTGGCTTTGGCAATGCCCTTGTTCGTGGCGTGCGTGCAGTCGGATTTGCAGAATACCGAACAACGGCTGGATAGCGGATACGGGGATTGTTCGGCAGACCATCGGGCGGCTTCTTCAAGTGAGACATTCAGACGTCTGATTTGCTGGAGAAAAAATTCCCCGGTACCTGAAGCGCATTTGTTGCCCGTGAGGACATTGGATATCTGTCCGGACCGGTTCAGAACATACACCATGAAGGTTTCGCCCCCGGCCGCGACAACCGCAGGGCAGCTGATGCCAGAGGGTTTGGCATACCGGTAGGCATACTCTACGGCTTCAGGTTCG
Encoded proteins:
- a CDS encoding acyl-CoA dehydratase activase gives rise to the protein MKILGLCIGASTISAVQLERNPEDQKNRVSCRKARDTIRYSIHPHEGGPRQTLLSALEALDLKSFDRIAATGRKFKSCINLSSISEPEAVEYAYRYAKPSGISCPAVVAAGGETFMVYVLNRSGQISNVLTGNKCASGTGEFFLQQIRRLNVSLEEAARWSAEQSPYPLSSRCSVFCKSDCTHATNKGIAKARVTAGLCKMMAGKILELLKKVPRRNIMICGGTSQNRMMIDYLRKEIPGLIVPEEAPYFEALGAALWALEHETTPFPGTARLFHTQSASFECLPPLSNFHQQVEFRDLPMGRIHSGDICLLGLDVGSTTTKAVLIRKSDQAILASVYLRTNGDPVEASRQCYSAVLRQISSHVAPREIVIEGLGICGSGRQISGLHALTDAVINEIIAHATAAVYFDPEVDTIFEIGGQDAKYTYIINRVPADYAMNEACSAGTGSFLEESAYETLGVKMEDIADIAIAGTHPPNFNDQCAAFIASDIKNAIHEGVRHEDIIAGLVYSICMNYSNRVKGNRPVGEKVFMQGGVCYNRAVPLAMASLIGKRIIVPPHPGLMGAFGVALEVKSRIEAGLMQQKRFDLEVLARRQVGYGKSFVCRGGSEKCDRHCEIALIEIEGKAYPFGGACNRYYNLRHQINYDVNALNQVRFRQHLVYETYGSTGPNKKSPPGYRGRVGFNKSFMVHTYYPLYSTFFSELGYEPVLPEAASAEGIEQRQAAFCYPAELSHGFFYNLIHMPHPPDAIFLPHFKSIPTLDSKLNSCVCPIVQGEAYFLQTAFRKKLNDLKQKKVQLLFPVIDLKSGLHAARKPLVNMALRMGIPRPEANRAFTTAAERQDQCLEKMQQAGRRILDELEAHPEQIAIVILARPYNGFTDDANMGIPHKLASRGIRVLPMDFLPLEAKEAKRHMYWGMGQRLLNAAGFIKRHPQLFATYITNFSCGPDSFIIGYVRELMGRKPCLTLELDNHTADAGLETRIEAFLDIVNAFGHLRSDQQQPRRPSSFTPAQMVLHNGTAMVKTSSGSRLSLTDPQVTIMLPSMGKIATESLAAVFRGKGLRTFVHPPATEPILKLGRAHTSCKECLPLILTTGMLLNYIYNHKQSDEVVVYFMPTGSGPCRFGQYYIFMEDLIRRLNIPDVALLALSSDNAYAGFNNAFQIRGWWAVIVSDVMEDIRSMLLANAADPDAAMKLFNAAWALILTQLENGKYRQLEDSLRQAVACFRHIPMKIPPENVPVISISGEIFVRRDSLSRQYLTEKMAQKGFATTCSPIAEWLHYSDYLVTGGLTDDYVSVPDTLSVHLRQYVKKRYEKKIKSILSDSGLVHAHPIDLPSIMRHAEPYLSRQLAGEAILTVGSALSEIVSQVCGVIAIGPFGCMPNRLAESILTENMSGEIKLASDPDNRDLQSTIGDLDKLPFLAIESDGSPFPQLITAKLETFCLRARRLNEKILGTRPSIRSK